GCTCATCTGTTGGGCGAAGGGTACCGTCCCATCTCAGGTTCGCATATTCTGGGTCGTTAATGGAGAAGAACACATCGGGTGGACCGAGTCGGTGTGGACAAAACAGAATGATCTAACCACGGAGTTCACGCAGAGCCGATTTTGGCTTTCGAAGTCGGACTGGGATACTGGGGAACAGTGCACGTGTGTTGTCGAAGCTGGCGGGAAGAACATCTCCAAAAGCATCCAGAGTAAGTCTAGTTTGTAACAAGCTGCGGTGCGAATGAATGAACAGCAACAGAAACAAGGGCTTAACAGGCCTTTCATGAATAGGTTGTTCTGAAGCACACGTTCACCCACATAACAATCTTCATCAACTCTTTGCAGCCCCGATATTAGGCGTTCTGTTGTAGAGGTTCATCCAGGCTTACATGGAAATATAGAACTGAAAAATCTAAGAATAAGATTCGAACTGTCTTTACCTTCTTTCACATACAGGGCCCGGGAAAGACATTTGCTTATTCCTGATGTATGGGGTCTCTGGCGCCGCACTTTTTATGATTATGGTATCCGTCACCACAGTCTTAGTTTTACTCAAGGGTAAGTAAACCTAAAAGACACAAAATGTACATAGTAATGCATGCAAAAGTAAAAAGCCCCCGTTATATAGCCCACAGAGTGTACTGTTAGAGATGGccaagaaaatgtgtgtgttatttacaaAGATTACTAGCAGAATGAATATCTGGTATTTCTAAATTATAATATTATTGTTTACAGATTCATGCTTGTCAGGTATTTTAAACGGTTAGTTTTGACAAGTATGCAGTGCATATAAAGGTTTAAATAGAAATCCAACACAACATGCTTGGGGTGTTTTCACAGGACACCGGATTAAAGAAATTCAGGAAAAGAACCGCAGAAGGCTGAACACTGGTAACAATTTCTAATAATGATTACATAACCAACACTGCAACTCTTTGAATTAATAATTATTACCCCAGGTGTGCCGGCACCAAACCATAAGTACCATCCAGACCCAATAAGTCTTAAACAAATATGTATCAAATTAATGTCATTTTAATAACAGGTCAGGACtaaattgtatatatttttttaaggcAAACGTGGAAAATACCGCACAAAGAAATCTTCTGTCACAGTGAGTAATGTTGAATTAAGAAGCCTGGAGGGCAACATGGGTGATACAGTACCTAAACCCATATGGAACAGGTCTCATAGACATaggaatcacacttgtcatgtgCAATATttgcatgataaatctgtggtaaagagcttgcatatacatttcatactaaaatgtTATAATGCCCTTCAAATGCAAGGTAGGccatatataaaaaatattttttctgtTACTGTGTATAAAAGGGgccataattatgtgtgttaacacacagtTATATGCTATACAGAAATAAACATATATGAATTTCAAAGACTTTTCCCTTATGGATATGCTGTACCATTATCCTATGATAATGCTGTTGCTAATGTTGTCTTTTTCATGGACTGTAGCCGTTAAAACCTTTTGAATGAATTCTTGTTGAAATCTTGTCCACAGGAGGTGCAGTATGCCAGTCTTGAGATCATTCATTTCAGACGGCCCCAAGAAGATgcacctcaacaggatttaGATCTGGAAACCCAAACTGCATGATTTACctgtttcattttctatttcttttgcCTACAAATACCTTATAAGTACATGTGCTGTCTTTTTGTAGTATTCATTAATAAACAGTGATTGTACCAGTGAATTATGTCCAGGAAGTTATTGGGTTAGTATCGGTGCTTTGCGCTAgagaaacaaaagcaaaaactTTTTTCATGGTGATGTAAGTCATGCAAGACATGGTTGTCAGAGATGCAGGTGTCCACAGACCACAGCACTAAAAGCAACAAGTGTGGTCAAAGTGAGGCTGATAAAtgataaaaatgaaagaaaaattgATAAATATTGAAATTTGCGACGGTGTACAGGAGAGGCAGGCCTCTCAATTGGCTGTTGTTTTACATGTGAGTTTTGCTACACTTCTGCTGTGGCAGATTTGCAGATGCGGGTGgagatttgtctgtctgtatttgtttaCCCTGAGCTGAGGTCTGGCAAGCCGAAGCAACCATTTTTCGTCACTTTTCTCACACAGTGTTCAGCTCCGTGGAGAGATAATTCACAAAAAAATTGAGCAACACATAAAAGGATAGCGTTCTTGCATTATAGGCCTTAGTAAAAGGTTTGAacatctctctttcaccttcaaAAACGCTTGATAACCCGAGACGTACTGTGCAACTGAATATATTTCTTGCT
The sequence above is drawn from the Clupea harengus chromosome 19, Ch_v2.0.2, whole genome shotgun sequence genome and encodes:
- the LOC116225028 gene encoding uncharacterized protein LOC116225028 isoform X1 — protein: MDNNKFKNYKCMCIIFLCSAVKAYHASILIQQPHATEVIVGHSTTLKCFLTDSETSKRLNCYYVTWIRVQSMRRTMDVITSNKQYNEQTNSCDLTITTATLEDTGLYYCSGPEAKTFKGNGSKVTVVGNVNPSVELFSPSEFPDPNIPLICWAKGTVPSQVRIFWVVNGEEHIGWTESVWTKQNDLTTEFTQSRFWLSKSDWDTGEQCTCVVEAGGKNISKSIQRPGKDICLFLMYGVSGAALFMIMVSVTTVLVLLKGHRIKEIQEKNRRRLNTGKRGKYRTKKSSVTVSNVELRSLEGNMGDTVPKPIWNRSHRHRNHTCHVQYLHDKSVVKSLHIHFILKCYNALQMQGRPYIKNIFSVTVYKRGHNYVC
- the LOC116225028 gene encoding uncharacterized protein LOC116225028 isoform X2, producing MDNNKFKNYKCMCIIFLCSAVKAYHASILIQQPHATEVIVGHSTTLKCFLTDSETSKRLNCYYVTWIRVQSMRRTMDVITSNKQYNEQTNSCDLTITTATLEDTGLYYCSGPEAKTFKGNGSKVTVVGNVNPSVELFSPSEFPDPNIPLICWAKGTVPSQVRIFWVVNGEEHIGWTESVWTKQNDLTTEFTQSRFWLSKSDWDTGEQCTCVVEAGGKNISKSIQRPGKDICLFLMYGVSGAALFMIMVSVTTVLVLLKGHRIKEIQEKNRRRLNTGKRGKYRTKKSSVTEVQYASLEIIHFRRPQEDAPQQDLDLETQTA